From a region of the Flavobacterium sediminilitoris genome:
- the cobA gene encoding uroporphyrinogen-III C-methyltransferase, protein MIQISNKGKVILAGAGPGDPDLISLKALKYLQIADVVLTDRLVSPVLVDEYARKDAEVIYVGKQCSKGIHTPQKDINDLMVEFAQLGKLVLRLKGGDVSLFSNVLDELNVLVENGIPYEIVPGVSAAFGAAAYTGIPLTAREYSRGVRFLTLYDLKNVKNEQWKDWANTEDTLVFYMSGQRLNSLSNQLLNNGIDKNKGIAIVQQATTPDQRTTVFSFEELKTKELPEFEYVPTLLIVGNVVNLHQKFAWFSEKNNTESYFDNHKILFQNAI, encoded by the coding sequence ATGATACAAATTTCAAATAAAGGAAAGGTGATATTGGCTGGTGCTGGTCCTGGTGACCCTGATTTAATCAGTTTAAAAGCATTAAAATATCTTCAAATTGCTGATGTGGTTTTAACAGATAGACTTGTTTCTCCTGTTTTAGTTGACGAGTACGCAAGAAAAGATGCAGAAGTAATTTATGTAGGAAAGCAATGTTCAAAAGGAATTCATACACCACAAAAAGATATTAATGATTTAATGGTTGAGTTTGCCCAATTAGGAAAATTGGTTTTAAGATTAAAAGGAGGTGATGTGTCGCTATTTTCTAATGTATTGGATGAGTTAAATGTGCTAGTTGAAAATGGTATTCCTTATGAAATAGTTCCTGGTGTTTCTGCGGCTTTTGGTGCTGCGGCTTATACAGGAATTCCTTTGACTGCTAGAGAATACTCAAGAGGTGTACGCTTTTTAACATTGTATGACCTTAAAAATGTAAAAAACGAACAATGGAAAGACTGGGCAAATACAGAAGATACGCTTGTTTTTTACATGAGTGGACAACGCTTGAACTCTCTATCAAATCAATTGTTAAATAATGGAATTGATAAAAATAAAGGAATCGCAATTGTGCAACAAGCAACAACACCAGATCAAAGAACAACAGTTTTTTCATTTGAAGAATTGAAAACGAAAGAACTTCCTGAATTTGAATATGTACCTACTTTATTAATTGTAGGAAATGTGGTAAACCTACATCAAAAATTTGCTTGGTTTTCTGAAAAAAACAATACAGAATCCTATTTCGATAATCATAAAATATTATTTCAAAATGCTATCTGA
- a CDS encoding DUF2490 domain-containing protein translates to MKEIKAKPLGILHLEQFFKKIKLIGKVILMLLLSQKAVQAQKNITKQQLIWYGYYNILNINDNWNLKSEIQERQFVKPTAQHQLVFRTNLERKLIDKWNSSVGLTFFLQSSHNPNSESKQVIPELRPDVGISNKQKVSFFTILQRYKLEARFFNVLKDDHRTNEYKFSNFRFRYQLGLDFLLFEKEKSDKVILKIKDEVMLNVGKKIVKNTFNQNRIYLGLNYVINPSISVEIGYMNWFQQQSSGVDFYNRDIVRFSLFHKLSFKNNKHE, encoded by the coding sequence ATGAAAGAAATCAAGGCGAAACCTTTGGGGATTTTGCATTTAGAGCAATTCTTTAAAAAAATAAAACTAATTGGGAAAGTAATACTCATGCTTTTACTTTCCCAAAAAGCAGTTCAAGCTCAAAAAAATATAACAAAACAGCAATTAATTTGGTACGGATATTATAATATTTTAAACATAAATGATAACTGGAATTTAAAAAGTGAAATACAAGAAAGGCAATTTGTAAAACCAACAGCCCAACATCAATTGGTTTTTAGAACTAATCTAGAAAGAAAATTAATAGATAAATGGAATTCATCTGTTGGACTTACATTTTTTTTGCAAAGTTCACATAATCCAAATTCAGAAAGTAAACAAGTAATTCCTGAATTAAGACCAGATGTTGGAATTAGCAATAAACAAAAAGTTTCATTTTTTACAATTTTACAAAGGTATAAGCTAGAAGCACGATTCTTTAATGTTCTAAAAGATGATCATAGAACAAATGAGTATAAGTTTTCTAATTTCAGATTTAGATATCAGTTAGGTTTAGATTTTTTACTATTTGAAAAAGAAAAATCAGATAAAGTTATTTTAAAAATAAAGGACGAAGTAATGCTAAACGTTGGGAAAAAAATTGTGAAAAACACATTTAATCAGAATAGAATTTATTTAGGATTGAATTATGTTATTAATCCGTCAATTTCAGTAGAAATTGGATATATGAATTGGTTTCAACAACAATCGTCAGGTGTTGATTTTTATAATAGAGATATTGTTAGGTTTTCATTGTTTCATAAACTGTCTTTTAAAAATAATAAACATGAGTAA
- a CDS encoding NADPH-dependent assimilatory sulfite reductase hemoprotein subunit, whose amino-acid sequence MSEKLSPIEAIKTKSDGLRGTLKESIDLDNHTGNVRPDDETLVKFHGMYVQDDRDRRAERAAKKLDKLYSFMIRLRIPGGVINAEQWIATHDISEEYGTGILKITTRQTLQLHGLLKHQLRPTIQAFNVAKLDSIAACGDVNRNVIASSHPQLSPLHKEIYEYADKISTLLLPKTQSYYDVFIDGEKIYERSSEADPLYEDRYLPRKFKIAIAIPPSNDVDVFTNDIGLIAIVENNELKGFNIAIGGGLATTHGNPNTYSRLGSIIGFTDTEEKTLKAVYEILTVQRDFGNRVDRKLSRLKYTVDKLTVEGFKEELEKRIGFKLAPEKPFEFTERSDRFGWEQNHEGKWFYTLFVEHGVIKPYQKEFLYGVAKLNVSNFIFSGNQNLILGEVSNENKVKIEQLIEQFNIAKEDSVLRKNSMACVALPTCPLALAEAQRYLPVLVTKIEPILEKYNLQNDEITIRMTGCPNGCGRPYVSELGFIGTGPEQYNFMLGGDRYGERLNKLYKEKQTESQILEEVDSLLGRYVNERNQGETFGDFAFRAIL is encoded by the coding sequence ATGAGCGAAAAATTGTCACCAATAGAAGCTATAAAAACAAAAAGTGACGGACTTAGAGGTACGTTAAAAGAAAGTATTGATTTAGATAATCACACAGGAAATGTTCGTCCAGATGACGAAACATTAGTGAAGTTTCATGGAATGTATGTTCAAGATGATAGAGATCGTAGAGCAGAAAGAGCAGCGAAAAAATTAGATAAATTATACTCTTTCATGATTCGCTTAAGAATTCCTGGAGGTGTTATTAATGCAGAACAATGGATTGCAACTCATGATATTTCCGAAGAATACGGAACAGGAATATTGAAAATAACGACGCGTCAAACGTTACAATTACATGGGCTTTTAAAACATCAATTACGACCAACTATTCAAGCTTTTAATGTTGCAAAATTAGATTCAATAGCAGCTTGTGGAGATGTGAATCGTAATGTTATTGCAAGTTCTCATCCGCAATTATCACCGTTACATAAAGAAATTTATGAATATGCTGACAAAATTTCGACTTTGTTGTTACCTAAAACACAATCATATTATGATGTTTTTATTGATGGTGAAAAAATATATGAGCGTTCATCTGAAGCAGATCCATTATATGAAGATAGATATTTGCCAAGAAAATTTAAAATAGCAATTGCTATTCCTCCTAGTAATGATGTGGATGTTTTTACAAATGATATTGGTTTAATTGCAATCGTAGAAAACAATGAGCTAAAAGGATTTAATATTGCTATAGGAGGTGGTTTGGCAACAACACACGGAAATCCAAATACATATTCAAGATTAGGAAGTATTATTGGATTTACTGATACGGAAGAAAAAACATTAAAAGCGGTTTATGAGATTTTAACAGTTCAAAGAGATTTTGGTAATCGTGTAGATAGAAAATTATCTCGTTTGAAATACACAGTTGATAAATTAACTGTAGAAGGATTTAAAGAAGAGTTGGAAAAAAGAATCGGATTTAAATTAGCTCCAGAAAAACCATTTGAATTTACAGAACGCTCAGATCGTTTCGGATGGGAACAAAATCATGAAGGAAAATGGTTCTATACTCTTTTTGTAGAACATGGTGTAATTAAACCATATCAGAAAGAGTTTTTATATGGAGTAGCAAAATTGAATGTGTCTAATTTTATATTTTCTGGGAATCAAAATCTAATTTTAGGAGAAGTTTCAAATGAAAATAAAGTTAAAATTGAGCAATTAATTGAGCAATTTAATATTGCAAAAGAAGATAGTGTTTTAAGAAAGAACTCCATGGCTTGTGTTGCTTTGCCTACATGTCCATTAGCATTAGCAGAAGCACAAAGATACTTGCCTGTTTTGGTTACAAAAATAGAACCTATTTTAGAAAAATATAACTTACAAAATGATGAAATTACTATTCGTATGACAGGTTGTCCTAATGGATGTGGAAGGCCGTATGTGTCTGAATTAGGATTCATTGGGACAGGACCAGAACAGTATAATTTTATGTTAGGAGGAGATAGATATGGCGAACGATTGAATAAATTATACAAAGAAAAACAGACAGAGTCTCAGATTTTAGAAGAAGTAGACTCATTGTTAGGGAGATACGTAAATGAAAGAAATCAAGGCGAAACCTTTGGGGATTTTGCATTTAGAGCAATTCTTTAA
- a CDS encoding TSUP family transporter: MSNNTLFPVFLKTETAHFLIVGGGNVGLEKTETLLRQNSNIAITIVGTIIYPKLKAVIEKHSNIKSFERPFEKDDLDDIDFVIIGTDSSEVNLEVRNLAKERGIKVNAADQPALCDFYLGSIVNKGSVKIAISTNGKSPVLARRMREYFTEIIPDDIENSVESLNKFRANHKGSFQEKLNDLNKLTQGFESVKKEGGQKKYKRLVFTLALSFLMFFVGFGLSTYVSFSSFKEGLNYIPNEFYYMLLIGFIAQLIDGAVGLGYGVTCATSMMLLGVKLPAISGSIHTAEMFSSAISGYSHYKFGNVNKKMLVWLAIFGVLGAVLGAYLLIYLGNEYEQIAYVVLSSYTFIIGIRLLVLAFKKIQLKKKIKFLGFLGFSGGFMDAFGGGGWGPIVTSTLLAKGRKSKYVIGTVSLAEFFVTMSASIVFFTSLGVSHWYIILGLILGGIVAAPIAARLAGKLPKKAALILVAFLVIVFSIRVFVKII; the protein is encoded by the coding sequence ATGAGTAATAATACATTATTTCCAGTATTTCTTAAAACTGAAACGGCTCATTTTTTAATAGTAGGTGGTGGAAACGTAGGTTTAGAAAAAACAGAAACATTATTGAGGCAAAATTCTAATATTGCTATAACTATAGTGGGAACTATTATATATCCAAAATTGAAAGCAGTTATAGAAAAACATTCTAATATTAAATCATTTGAACGACCTTTTGAGAAGGATGATCTTGATGATATAGATTTTGTAATTATTGGAACAGATAGTTCAGAAGTGAATTTGGAAGTTAGAAACTTAGCAAAAGAAAGAGGAATAAAAGTTAATGCAGCTGATCAACCTGCTTTGTGTGATTTTTATTTAGGTTCAATTGTGAATAAAGGAAGTGTTAAGATAGCAATTTCAACTAATGGAAAGTCACCAGTTCTAGCTCGTAGAATGAGAGAATATTTTACAGAAATAATTCCTGATGATATTGAAAATAGTGTGGAAAGTTTAAATAAGTTTAGAGCAAATCATAAAGGGAGTTTTCAAGAAAAGTTAAACGATTTGAATAAATTAACACAAGGATTTGAAAGTGTTAAAAAAGAAGGTGGTCAGAAAAAATACAAAAGATTAGTGTTCACATTAGCACTGTCTTTTCTTATGTTTTTTGTTGGTTTCGGATTGTCTACATATGTGTCTTTTTCGTCTTTTAAAGAAGGATTAAATTATATCCCAAATGAGTTTTATTATATGCTTTTAATAGGTTTTATTGCCCAATTAATAGATGGAGCTGTTGGATTAGGTTATGGTGTAACTTGTGCAACGAGTATGATGCTTCTTGGGGTTAAATTGCCAGCAATAAGTGGTAGTATTCACACAGCGGAAATGTTTTCCAGTGCAATAAGTGGATATTCACATTATAAATTCGGTAATGTAAATAAGAAAATGCTTGTTTGGTTAGCTATTTTTGGAGTTTTAGGAGCTGTTCTAGGAGCGTATTTGCTTATATATTTAGGAAATGAATACGAACAAATAGCTTATGTAGTTCTTTCATCTTATACTTTTATTATTGGAATTCGATTATTAGTCTTGGCTTTTAAAAAAATTCAATTGAAGAAAAAAATAAAATTTTTAGGATTTTTAGGATTTTCAGGTGGTTTTATGGATGCTTTCGGTGGAGGAGGTTGGGGACCTATTGTGACATCTACATTATTAGCAAAAGGGAGAAAGTCAAAATATGTCATTGGAACAGTTAGTTTAGCTGAATTTTTTGTAACAATGTCTGCTTCAATTGTATTTTTTACATCATTGGGAGTTAGTCATTGGTATATTATTTTAGGACTAATTCTCGGAGGAATTGTTGCAGCTCCTATTGCAGCAAGATTAGCAGGGAAATTGCCTAAAAAAGCAGCGTTAATATTGGTTGCTTTCTTGGTTATAGTGTTTAGTATAAGGGTGTTCGTTAAGATAATTTAA
- a CDS encoding diflavin oxidoreductase translates to MLSDTKLNLLQQLVQSASKEEIIWTKGYLAGYLDKNLIGTQAPVIPVLESVAVKPLIIYGTETGNSKKIASQLLASFKKNKIQAKSIDVFQYDKAKLEKESLVLFVMSTQGEGEFPQNAVEFYEYIKSTSLDLSGTSYAVFGLGDSSYPLFCNAGVLLDEVLSQKGAKRLLPLVKADVDFAPDVLVWEKELQSVFKKEVVATNVASVVKGNTTEHKKNYKGIISTKIILNDVGSKKETYHIELSSEDEINYEPGDALGIIPKNSKNDVEFIIDYFELNSSTEITVKDQKNTVENWFLERNIKGLSKRSIEQLSVLLKEDIKFEKTDLIDVLKQYPNAKSIKIEDLISVLLPIAPRLYSISSSAEAHDGEVHLTVNLNKFKIGEVLKTGLASQFLADYPINTEIDFYIHKNQNFRLPSEETDIIMIGPGTGIAPFRSFIAHRDATGAEGKNWLFFGEQHFVLDFYYQTEIQEWITTGVLTKLDTAFSRDQEKKIYVQDRIREKANEFNKWIENGASLYICGQKNPMSIDVENAILDVLVQERNISLEEAKQVLEDLEVAGKYQKDVY, encoded by the coding sequence ATGCTATCTGATACTAAACTAAACTTATTACAACAATTGGTGCAAAGTGCATCTAAAGAAGAGATTATCTGGACAAAAGGATATTTAGCAGGATATTTAGACAAGAATCTTATAGGAACGCAAGCTCCTGTAATTCCTGTTCTTGAAAGTGTTGCAGTCAAACCTTTAATTATTTATGGTACAGAAACAGGTAATTCTAAAAAAATAGCCTCTCAGTTATTAGCTTCTTTTAAGAAAAATAAAATACAAGCTAAATCGATCGATGTGTTTCAATATGACAAAGCTAAATTAGAAAAGGAAAGCTTAGTTTTATTTGTGATGAGTACACAAGGAGAAGGTGAGTTTCCGCAAAATGCAGTTGAATTTTATGAATATATAAAAAGTACTTCATTAGATTTGAGTGGAACATCTTATGCCGTTTTTGGATTAGGAGATTCTTCTTATCCTCTTTTTTGTAATGCAGGAGTATTACTCGATGAGGTATTGTCTCAAAAAGGAGCAAAAAGATTATTGCCTTTAGTGAAAGCAGATGTAGATTTTGCTCCAGATGTTCTAGTTTGGGAAAAAGAGTTACAATCTGTCTTTAAGAAAGAAGTTGTGGCTACTAACGTTGCTTCTGTTGTAAAAGGCAACACAACCGAACATAAAAAAAATTACAAAGGAATAATAAGTACTAAAATTATCCTGAATGATGTAGGTTCTAAAAAAGAAACATATCATATAGAGTTATCATCTGAAGATGAAATTAATTATGAACCAGGTGATGCTCTTGGAATTATTCCAAAAAACAGTAAAAATGATGTTGAGTTTATAATAGATTATTTTGAACTTAATTCTTCTACAGAAATCACAGTAAAAGATCAAAAGAATACTGTTGAAAACTGGTTTTTAGAAAGAAATATAAAAGGATTGAGTAAACGTTCTATAGAGCAATTGTCGGTACTTTTAAAAGAAGATATTAAGTTTGAAAAAACAGATTTAATTGATGTTTTAAAACAATATCCTAATGCAAAATCAATAAAAATAGAAGATTTAATATCAGTTTTATTACCGATTGCTCCACGATTGTATTCAATATCATCATCGGCTGAAGCTCACGATGGAGAAGTGCATTTAACCGTAAATCTTAATAAATTTAAAATTGGTGAAGTTCTTAAAACAGGATTAGCATCTCAGTTTTTAGCAGATTATCCTATTAATACAGAGATAGATTTTTACATCCATAAAAACCAGAATTTTAGATTACCAAGTGAAGAAACAGACATAATCATGATTGGTCCAGGAACAGGAATTGCTCCATTTAGAAGTTTTATTGCGCACAGAGATGCTACTGGAGCAGAAGGAAAGAATTGGTTGTTTTTTGGTGAGCAACATTTTGTCTTAGATTTTTATTACCAAACTGAAATTCAGGAATGGATTACTACAGGAGTCTTGACAAAATTAGATACTGCGTTCTCAAGAGATCAAGAAAAGAAAATTTATGTACAAGATCGCATTCGTGAAAAAGCAAATGAATTCAATAAATGGATTGAAAATGGAGCAAGTTTGTATATCTGTGGACAAAAAAATCCAATGAGTATTGATGTTGAAAATGCTATTCTTGATGTTTTAGTTCAGGAAAGAAATATATCATTAGAAGAAGCAAAACAAGTTTTGGAGGACTTAGAAGTTGCTGGAAAATATCAAAAAGACGTGTATTAA